The Dehalobacter sp. DCM sequence AAGGTCGGCTGTCGAAAAAACCTTTCTATCAATCTTGTATTGCTGCATGATTTCAAAGCCGCCGCCCACTCCCGATGTGGCGCGAACAGGAATACCCGCCATGTTAATCGTGTCGATGTCGCGGTAAATTGTGCGGGGTGAAACTTCAAACATATCTGCTAACTCCTGTGCGCCGATACGCTCTTGATCAAGGAGTATCAAAATAATGCTTACAAGCCTGTCAACTTTCATCGGATAGCCGCCTTCAAAATTTCTTTTTATCAGTATGTATTGTTGCCATACTGTTGTCAACAATTACACGGTACAATAAAATAGCAAACAAATCAATTAGGAGGAGACACGATGCAAAAAAAAGCCTTAGTAATCATTGATATTCAAAATGATATAACCAAGAATTATAAGGATATTATTGACAATATCAATAAAGCGATTGATTGGGCCGTCCATAATCATATTCATGTTATTTATATACGGCATGAAAATTTATCAGCCGGCACGAGGACTTTTAAACCCAATACACAGGGGTCTGAATTAGCTTCAGACTTGAAAATAGTATCAAAAAATGTATTTACAAAATACAAAGGAAACGCCTTAAGCAGTGAAGAGTTTACAGACTTTATTAGTAAAAATGAAATAGGTGATTTCTACATAACAGGAGCAGATGCTGCTCTATGTGTTAAATCAACCTGTTACAACTTGTGCAAAGCAAATTATGGTGTTAATGTCCTATCCGATTGCATTACCAGTTATGATAAAAGGAAAATTGACGAAATGCTGCGCTATTTTGAAAGTAAAGGCAGTAAAATCATTCGTTTAAATGACTTGTTATCGAATCACATCGATTCACTTGGATGAGCAAACATAAAAAGCAGTCTGGATCCCGGCGTCAATCACCTCCACATGTGAAATTAATTCTTGCTGACGTGTCTTTACGGCAAAATAAGTTTGTCCAATTGCAATCACTTTTTTTCGAGAGTCTCCATTTTGAACAATTAAATAACACGCATACCGGGAAAGCATTATATCTTCTATCTCTCGTTCAGCACCTGAACCGATATCAACCATTTTGCCAACGTTGGCAAAATGGTCAGACAAAATATTACCGCTGTTTTGGCAGGCAATTTTTGCTTTATCGATGACTTCATTAAACCTGCGCCATTGTTGATATTCCAATACAACCTTTAACTCTCTGGCATACCAAAACTCAATACCTTCTGTAGTAAAATGTTTGATGGCCTCAAAAGTTTTTTCAGAATAACTTTCTATCTCAGTCATATGAACTCTCCCCCTCTGAGACAATCGCTAGCGAACATACGTTCTAATGGTATTTTATACCATATAATTCAACATAGCAAGAGAAAAATAAGTGAAATATCATCGGAAGTTTTCTGGCAAATATTCTTGTCCCGTTGAATTCTCCCTTGACCACCGGGGGCAAGAACTGTTCTCAAGTTCTTTATCCTTGGCGTGTTGAAGCTGTCCACTATTCCCAAAGCGATCAATAATAACGCCAGCTAGAGAATTACATATTTTTAACTATTTCTTCCTTAATTTCCATATTCCTCTAATTTCTCGACACAAAATTTTCCTATTTCAAAAGGCATAACCTATTGTCTAAGTTATGCCTGAAACAATTTCTACAAAACTAATTGATTGCAACTTTTTTGCTGTACGAAATCATTCCTTTAAGCCATTTAAGAGCGGCAACGGCACATAATACTTGACATACCGGTTGCCATTTTTATCTGTCAAATATCCGTTCTTATCTTTAACCATAACGGTCGCCCTTTTATTAATTCTATAGAGAATACCGGTGAGTCTTTTTCCCTCAAAATTAAAGGAGACGTTATCGCCAATATTCAGTCCAAGCTTTTGCGTGGCGATTTGATTCGATGTCGGGAGTTTATGGGTACTCTCAATATGCCCGAATATATTCCTTGCCAAAGATTTAAATCTCTCCTGGGTGCAGTTGGACTTGTGATAATGGATGAATTCTATGACATGGCAGAGCTCATGCTCAAAAATCAGCTGCAGTGCTTCCAGATTGTTGCTGGTTAGAATTCCGCCAACCATCTTGTTCCCTTCCAACATTCCGTAGTTAAACAATAAATTGACACTGATCCGAATTTCAATGACTAGTTCCTCTGGTTGAATTTTCACGATATTCTTTGGACATAGTGTTAAACCTGCACTTTTAGTCATACGTCGGGATAGTGAAAATCTGAGCTTTCCGGGAAAGTTGTTCTGGAACCAATTTTCAAAGAAGATCTGGTCATAGAGATGAAACAGCAATTCAAGGTCTTTGGTGGATACGGTGTTAATGTCCCCGCTTTTGATGTTTGAAGATTGATGTATTAAACCCTTCGAAACATCTGCACGTCTTTTTTCGATATTATTTAATTTTATTTTCAAAATATCAAGCATTTATTTGTCCTTAATAATTCGATTATAGCTTCTAGAGACTGTTTTCTGCCTCTACTACTAAATTTCCTGCTTAATAGACAGTCAAAATTACTTCCAGTGCGACCTGAGACGCAAGAAAGCAAAGGGCTGATCCCTTACAAATTAAAGGGAAAACCACCAGTACCTTGATTTGGATTACCTAAAACCTGGGTAATACTAGGGTAAAGTATGGGTTGCATTTACAAAGTCAATTGAGGATTCTCCGTATCTTGATTTACCTACTTCAAATTAATGTATAAAAAAAGAACCGAATATGATATACTATTATCAAAGAGGAACCATGCTGCTAACATGATTCCTCACAACAGCCGCTTTAAAGACGGTTGGCATAAAGATTAGGGTTAAAAGTAAACCGCTTACCTATGGTCAGGAGCGGTTTATTTCCATTCACTCCTCTGTTTTTTATTCTATGACTGGATACACCATTTGCATCAATAATCCAGCTGTGTCCTTCATCGGATTTTCCGGTATTGTCACCAGCTCATTCTCACACCCGATCATCCCGGTAACTGCGAGACAAAGTGCATCAATGACATCATCTACTTTTTTTATTTTTCATCCCTGTCAATCTTTGAAAGACAGAGATATACTCTTTTTCAACGTTGGCGTGATCTTCATAAGTAAATTGATGTTCCGCAGCCTTTTGCGGAATGTGTTCAAAAATCGGATAATCCATGAGCACTTCAAATTCATAATAGAGCAAGGTATCGTCAATGTCATCAATCTGTGCTAACTCCGTTTCGGTCAAATCCCCTAAACCAAACCGGTCATAAATCATCGCCTGCAATCTGGATTCAATGGCAATATAATCAGGCAAATGTTGTTTGACCGGGCGCGTTATATCGGAAATATAAGTCTCACTGGCATCATGCAAGAGGCACGCGAGTTGGACCCGTTCCGAACATTCCCGAGCTTTTGCCTCTTTATAGCAGTTCAAGGAATGCTGAGCCACTGAATAAAAATGGCTGCAATGACCGTTAGCTCTGGTCATCAAGGACTGGGCGTGGGCAATATCTTCGATTTTTATGTCCTCTTTGATGGGATTGAGCGGGTAAAATATAACTTTGGTGTAGGTAATGATGTGATTTTGCAATTGTGCCTCCAATAAATTTACTCTTTATAGTCTGAATTTATCATATCATTTTCCCGCTTCAAAAGAAAAATTTTTGATTCGAGGCTTTCTATGTACATTTGTTCTGTTTGCTGCTGAATCTCCTGCAGCTGCTCAATGATAACAGTTACCTTATTGAACAGTTCCGTATACATCTTTTTGTAATCCGCCAATTTGTATCACCTTAATAATCCAATATTTTTCACCAAATACTATTTTATGCGAAAAACGCATACAATTCAATATGCGCTTACTGCATAAACTACAATAACATTAAGGTGATTAGCATGTACCAACGACTAAGAGACCTAAGAGAAGATCGCGACCTCAATCAGCAGGCACTTGCTGATTTGCTTAATGTCAGCCAAACCACCTATTCGCGGTATGAAAGCGGGACTTTGGACATTCCCAGTGTTTCGCTGATTAAGCTTGCTGAATTTTATGAAACGAGTGTAGATTATCTGCTCGGGCTTACCGATAAGAGGAAGCCTTACCGCTGACGATATTTTGCCCCTCCTGCCATCACATCATATTGACACATTGACGCATCACATTGATTGTTTTTACTAAGTGTAAATTAATGTATAAAAAGTAAACCTAATATGATATACTAATATCAAATAG is a genomic window containing:
- a CDS encoding cysteine hydrolase family protein, with the translated sequence MQKKALVIIDIQNDITKNYKDIIDNINKAIDWAVHNHIHVIYIRHENLSAGTRTFKPNTQGSELASDLKIVSKNVFTKYKGNALSSEEFTDFISKNEIGDFYITGADAALCVKSTCYNLCKANYGVNVLSDCITSYDKRKIDEMLRYFESKGSKIIRLNDLLSNHIDSLG
- a CDS encoding BRO family protein, which encodes MTEIESYSEKTFEAIKHFTTEGIEFWYARELKVVLEYQQWRRFNEVIDKAKIACQNSGNILSDHFANVGKMVDIGSGAEREIEDIMLSRYACYLIVQNGDSRKKVIAIGQTYFAVKTRQQELISHVEVIDAGIQTAFYVCSSK
- a CDS encoding HD domain-containing protein, encoding MQNHIITYTKVIFYPLNPIKEDIKIEDIAHAQSLMTRANGHCSHFYSVAQHSLNCYKEAKARECSERVQLACLLHDASETYISDITRPVKQHLPDYIAIESRLQAMIYDRFGLGDLTETELAQIDDIDDTLLYYEFEVLMDYPIFEHIPQKAAEHQFTYEDHANVEKEYISVFQRLTGMKNKKSR
- a CDS encoding helix-turn-helix domain-containing protein, producing the protein MYQRLRDLREDRDLNQQALADLLNVSQTTYSRYESGTLDIPSVSLIKLAEFYETSVDYLLGLTDKRKPYR